One stretch of Falco naumanni isolate bFalNau1 chromosome 7, bFalNau1.pat, whole genome shotgun sequence DNA includes these proteins:
- the LOC121091860 gene encoding apoptosis-enhancing nuclease-like produces the protein MPPGKGQMTSLLPAPKVSAPTPGPAAGGCARPPEGPSSPQGRSKKKSRKHQRFMERRALLEQKGLLSPCRHQSSQAPARSALPKADGTTAPRCGKVPKHKQVISTSLSPSASPDSIARHHSMLLSPGNGSCKGVRMSSPLLRPGKYVAIDCEMVGTGPQGRLSELARCSVVNYEGDVIYDKYVRPELPIVDYRTRWSGITKQHMKSAIPFKTAQAEILKILKDKIVVGHAIHNDFQALKYFHPKDRTRDTSQSPVLNQRAGLPGRASISLKSLARQLLQKKIQVSCKGHSSVEDARTAMELYRLVEVQWETELARSLPPRPPSPIEDPTADSIQYMDDQYWPTDLMTSSL, from the exons ATGCCTCCCGGCAAAGGGCAGATGACctcgctgctgcctgccccgAAGGTCTCAGCACCCACCCCtggccccgccgcggggggctgTGCTCGGCCCCCCGAGGGACCCAGCTCGCCGCAGGGTCGCAGCAAGAAGAAGAGCCGTAAGCACCAGCGGTTCATGGAGCGCCGGGCgctgctggagcagaagggGCTGCTGAGCCCCTGCAGGCACCAGAGCAGCCAGGCCCCTGCACGCAGCGCACTCCCCAAGGCAGACGGCACCACGGCACCGCGCTGCGGGAAGGTCCCCAAGCACAAACAGGTCATCTCCacgtccctgtccccatccgCCTCTCCGGACAGCATAGCCAGGCACCACTCCATGCTCCTGTCCCCGGGGAATGGCAGCTGCAAGGGGGTGCGAATGTCCTCCCCGCTCCTGCGCCCGGGCAAGTACGTGGCCATCGACTGTGAGATGGTGGGCACTGGTCCTCAGGGCAGGCTGAGCGAGCTGGCACGGTGCTCCGTGGTGAACTATGAGGGTGACGTCATCTATGACAAGTATGTCCGGCCCGAGCTCCCCATTGTGGACTACCGGACACGCTGGAGTGGCATCACCAAGCAGCACATGAAGAGTGCGATTCCCTTCAAGACTGCCCAGGCAGAG ATCCTGAAAATCTTGAAAGACAAGATTGTGGTAGGACACGCCATCCACAATGACTTCCAAGCCCTGAAGTACTTCCACCCGAAAGACAGGACCCGAGACACCAGCCAGAGCCCTGTGCTGAACcagagggcagggctgcccggcAGGGCCAGCATCTCACTGAAGAGCCTGGCCAGGCAACTGCTACAGAAAAAGATCCAG GTCAGCTGCAAAGGGCACTCATCGGTGGAGGATGCTCGGACGGCCATGGAGCTGTACAGACTGGTAGAGGTGCAGTGGGAGACAGAGCTGGCCCGCAGCCTGCCCCCtcggccccccagccccattgAAGATCCCACCGCTGACAGCATCCAGTACATGGATGACCAGTACTGGCCCACAGACCTGATGACAAGCAGTCTGTGA